ACTTTGACTATCTAACCTAATCCAAATGTATTCGTACAGTTCTCATTCTTCAGACAATTTATCTTTAtactttgaatatataattttgtttctcttaTATGTTGCTGTTGTACTACTTTATATTTACGACTGTgcttagaataaaaatattgaacggATGAgacaaatttgcataattacatGTGTCAAAAGTAATAGGAGaatactgtaaaaaatattaattgaatgaAATATAGAGAGAAACTATGAAGAttcaattgtataaatttttattattactattattatcaatactATTTCttgtataaagaaatttataaaaagtgcaATTTAGGTCAAAATTTCAGGTGATATATATCTGTGCATACAATAATGGCAAGTGAAGAAGATGTACTTTGTGTTGATTCATCATATGATACCATcgatattattgatttaactAAGGAATCACCAAAAATAAGGCCTTTAAGATCACGCCTAAGACATCGATATTCACCAATGATTCGTAATTCTAGAAGTTTAGCCAATAGAAATTCACGTTTTAATCAGAGAAGCTTATCCCCTTTAACTTTAGGAAACACACAGGATACTGAaatgtttgtatatattaattatatcttcttTCTTAACAGTACACAcacattatatacatatgtgaaaAGTAtgtcaaaatatctttttagagaaaattctacaagaaagaaaagaacttGCCGTAATCTTCCAAGTACACACAACACTACTGTGAATCTTGATGATactaatgaagaaaaaattaatgaagaaaaaaatgatatatgttATGTCAATACTCATCATAAGGAAGATAATGAAGGAACATCTTTAAGTTGTCCAATATGTTTGGAATTTTTATGTTCTGATTTAAAACCGACTACCACACGTTGTggacatatattttgtacaaaatgtttgaaaacACATATGCATGTAGAAAATTccaataagaaaaaatgtcCAACTTGTCAATCAAAGATAACATTAAAATCTTGTACTCGCTTATATATTTAAGGACATATATAtgaatacattaaattttctataatttttctataacttTCTATTCtatattgtcattattatatataaatattacagtcCATCTAGTTTGCtctagaaataaaatagtattaaaagcAAAATGAATAGAGAGAATGCATATAAAAGTTTTCTGAAGTAGCTTGAATTagtcttaaatttattatatatttatatttcaaatgcctttacttaaattattgtgttttactaaatttatataaaaagaattttgaaagaGAGCTGGATTATATTTGAACAAAACtgaataatgcaataattgttAGTTTTCTAATAGCTtctttttaaatgttacaGTCTATTTTTTTGAAGCAACATTACAATCCATTCTTTAAAGCAAAAGAACTGTCTATTCAGTGTTGTTCACATATAATCTAgctttctttcaaaattctttttatattaatttagtaTAACACAATAATTTAAGTGAAGgcatttagaatataaatatataataattttaattttattatactctATAGATACagttataaatctttattttgtacaacacatttataaaaatgtaaactgATAAATACAGACTATagagtatatatttttgagaatagcaattaaaatataaaattgttttatttaacttcAACATGTATACCTAgtatagtattttaaaattttattattttgatgaataaatatacataatttaatttgaattttttgatttattttatttatacagtaTACTAAACTTTCTGTTATGTTCATTAATCATACCATATGACCTTGTGTGCTTGTATTTCACAACAGAATTATTTCTCATTCTCTACATAAGCACAGCAGAGGAGTACAGtaaatctttaagaaaaatagaaattacagAAATCTGTAAagcaaaaaagaagaaataaataatgtttaaaaaagaaaatgttcaattttatgcTGGTGCTGCTGTGGGAGTAACAGGTAAacgaaattacaaaatttattttaataaattttaatttctgttataatataaatgttataatataatatgtgctTGTAGTTGGATTATGTATTGGAAAACTCTTATCTCCAAATATAAGATCTAATAGTATGAAAAGTAAGTAATGCTATActgttaattatttgttttgaatatgttattaaatatttatgctcaaattataaatttttgtagatGTTCAGGATAATGATCTTTCTGCTAATAATAAACACAATTATCGTACAAGGTCTAGAAGTGCTTCTCAGTACATAGATAATATTCAGGAAgattctacatttttaatggCGCCATTAACAAAACCAACATTAAGTGattctaatataaatgttaacaGTGCAATACCGATGAAAAACATGCAATTCAATAAGTCATCTTCAATTTGTGAACCTTGTCAGATTATAAACAAGAAGGAGAATCTCTCGCAGAATAGAAATGCACATTTCTTTAACGAATCTTGTAGTCacaatatagaagaaaaaataatgcatgATACTACATTACATACACATGAAAAGattattccaaataatttgatattaaaatcaaagtcattagatattaagaaaaacattCCAGAATACACATCTCTTGAATATCCATCTGATAATTTTGATCAAACCAATATGGCTGTATGTAATACATTTATAGATGTAAAACAGGCAGATTTATCTTCtacatcaaataataattgtgaatCTTTAGATATTGaacaatatgataaatttagcgaacataatttaatatcttctaCAATGTGTGACATTTCAATTCGGTTttaaatcttgttttttttttggttttgcaTTTGCAGATAAAACAACTATTGAATTTCTATTGTTACACATTACAACGCCTATATAGATAACAAtgtaatatgaattatatgaataaaattttaagttccAGATCAATCactaaaattcttaaaattataagattctGAAACAAAATTCGAAATCTCGCGCGATTTTCAGCAAGCTATCACTCGATTGGCCAGGCGTATTCAGACCACGCCTACGTTTGTGTTATGGCGGCGTAGCAGAAAAATGAGATACACAGACTGTTGTGGAGGAAGAGTTGTGTGCTGCGATGAGGACGGATCTCGGTTTTGTTGTTTCGCGTATTGAGGCGAGTGTCAGCGCATTTTTCCACGACGGACGGTGTTGCGTGCGTATCAGACGCGCGGAGATGAGCGAGTAGGATCACAAGCGCGACGTAATTTCGCGCATCGGAAACGAGTCATTCCGTGCCGTGTCATTGACTCAGGACAAAGTGTCAAAATTTCGTCCGAGCCCATGTTTTTCTCCGCCCGAGGAGCAGAGTTAAACCGCGAGTAATTTCACCGTCTGATAATTTCGAACCAACCGATCGCGTGACACGAAGAAACTCGATCTGTGCGAAAGatacgcaaaaataaaaaaaaaaacatatgcCTGACGACGCCAGTGCGCTTTGTTTTCGTTCTCTTGCAATCTCGCCAAATCTCGCCAAATCTCGCACAAAGCGAACAAAAACGGATTACGCTCTCGTTGACAAACGGATAGACTGGATTTGCGACGCAGCGCAATGTGTGCCAGTCATTATCATGCATTCGAGTTTTCTCATACTTGTTTATAGAGTGCAAATCGCTTAATATCGTGCGATATTTATGAGTTTACGAAcattgtgagaaaaaaatctattatctACTGTTTTTAACCTTACGCGAAATGTCAATCGTTGATGCgtttatatcattaaatttatcttttcatttattaaactgTTATTCGTACATTGGCATAAAAGTGGTTTAATcagctaattatttatttactcaGTGGAAGCTATTAGCTGAACTATATTTGGCGTTTGATAAAATAGAGTATAAATACTACACTCGTATATGATTCAAATCAACATAGAgctgaaacaattattttctatcaGAGTTGTGTAAATTGGAACAATAACttcataaatatctatttataaatgtagCATTTTTGTGTGTGATTTCAGGCTGTACATATTTTGatgctaaataataaatagtgcTTAAAAGACACAAGTGAATATACCATATTATCTTCATCATCAAGACATTACCAGAAGTATAATGATCATATACCCAAGATGTAtctaatcaaatttatttatcagtgATTGTATATTTGGTGAGGTTGGAGAGTGATGCCGGTTCATCAGATCAATGTTAATCCGCCTGACTGGCAACCACCTTTGCCAATTGGTCCTTCCAATAACACTACTCCCGCTGGTGGAGAAGGCTTACCAGAATGGACACCACGggtaaatttctttattcattggaaataaactatttaattatttgaaacaaaGCATGGAAATATAGGATGTATCTCAGGATAagcatattttctttcaaccGCATATCTTTGAATTAAATGTATCTTTAtgagaaaaaagtaaagaaattttttgaaaactaaGCTTTAAAAGACTAAATGAgtaacaaaatcaaataatttcaagcagattttaatagaattttaatttgagactttagtagaaaaatgtataaaaattgcaaagttatgataaataatgatctacctcaatatttttattgagaaattattgattaaaaattttgttaaaagattTGTAGTTTAAAGGTGCAGTTAATAAgaaacattttgcatattctaaaattgaaacatGAGATATTTTGCCAAGTTACataagtaatataatgtattaatataatgtattatgtaaatatattaattgctgtgttgaaatggaatattttgcagttgaatattataattttttatcaccatgataattattaatgtattgtGATAATGTTATCAGGAAAGTTATATgtagatataaattacatagaaGATAAGAGTACTTTGATAATGAACTTTTTTCCTTGGTGATTCATAAAAGTGCGTTTATTCAGGAATCAAGTTATGCCACAGTAGTCACTATTATACCAGACCATTGTCACTCGTCCGTAAGCACATTGTCCTCGACCAACCATGATATTTGCAGGTGAATATGGACAATGAAGACATTTATAATGAATGATTTctgttttattgtaaaaaaattatgaattccATTTGTAAATAGAATCTGCCACTGCGAAGGTGAAGAAGGTGCTCCTTTATTAGCACCTTGCTATTGCAGTGGCAGTCTGCGTTACGTACATCAGGCTTGTCTTCAGCAATGGATAAAGGCTTCGGATACACGTGCTTGTGAATTATGCAAGTTCACATTTATCATGCATGCCAAGACGAAACCATTTTGCGAGGTCTGTGTCTCAAGATTTGGATTTATGTTTCTTAATTATGTCAAATATAAACGCTGTATGATATTTATAGTGGGAGAAACTCGAGATGTCTGCTCTGGAGGTGCGAAAATTATGGTGCGCAGTTGCTTTTCACGCAGTAGCTGCACTTTGTGTGGCATGGTCATTATATGTACTCGTCGAACGATCTGTGGAGGAAGCCCGGCGTGGATTCGTCGATTGGTCCTTCTGGACTAAATTAATAGTTGTCGTGATCGGTTCCACTGGTGGATTAGTCTTTATGTACATTCAATGTAAAGCATACATCACATTGTGCAGAAAGTGGCGAGCATTTAATAGGTATGTACTACATGTGTTTCATAACTgaatacttataaatatttcaggcCGATTACATAAATCTGTTTTTCAGAgtgatatttattcaaaatgctCCCGAAAAAGTGGTGCTTCCTCCCTCACCTACGGATTCTTTGAGAGAGGTGACTCTACCCTTGAAGGATCCAACTGCCTCGATGGCCGAGCTCAACCGTACTCTGTTACCCCGTACCATAGATCCTCCATGTGCCTCGCAGATGGCGAAGCCCGACTCCGCCGCACCACCGCAAAGGCACGACGCTCAATTGAAACTTTACG
This DNA window, taken from Linepithema humile isolate Giens D197 chromosome 7, Lhum_UNIL_v1.0, whole genome shotgun sequence, encodes the following:
- the LOC105667651 gene encoding E3 ubiquitin-protein ligase RNF4-like, translating into MASEEDVLCVDSSYDTIDIIDLTKESPKIRPLRSRLRHRYSPMIRNSRSLANRNSRFNQRSLSPLTLGNTQDTEIENSTRKKRTCRNLPSTHNTTVNLDDTNEEKINEEKNDICYVNTHHKEDNEGTSLSCPICLEFLCSDLKPTTTRCGHIFCTKCLKTHMHVENSNKKKCPTCQSKITLKSCTRLYI
- the LOC105667649 gene encoding E3 ubiquitin-protein ligase MARCHF8 — encoded protein: MPVHQINVNPPDWQPPLPIGPSNNTTPAGGEGLPEWTPRESSYATVVTIIPDHCHSSVSTLSSTNHDICRICHCEGEEGAPLLAPCYCSGSLRYVHQACLQQWIKASDTRACELCKFTFIMHAKTKPFCEWEKLEMSALEVRKLWCAVAFHAVAALCVAWSLYVLVERSVEEARRGFVDWSFWTKLIVVVIGSTGGLVFMYIQCKAYITLCRKWRAFNRVIFIQNAPEKVVLPPSPTDSLREVTLPLKDPTASMAELNRTLLPRTIDPPCASQMAKPDSAAPPQRHDAQLKLYVFDKLSSSEDNL